In one window of Methanolobus mangrovi DNA:
- a CDS encoding cytochrome c-type biogenesis CcmF C-terminal domain-containing protein, with translation MKNKIPYPTTSNTMLAAVVTFLLLATIITMGMLTPLIAKLTTGVELSLEPEYFNNRTAIPVAILILILSTGMLVGYADRKYIYPIVGSSAALSIVFAVFSPFGNMPMDISLPILIVALLATFYRIFKIYSNNKNATASAKVKKLSAHVIHVGIILILLGIILSSNMKMESSAVLGTGQTGSFEGQHYQLKINSMDSYYSGEAFRNNPASSYTTEIAFDIYKNGNYFKTGHVNYITDFKWGQTYTTTYINRGLTEELFIAPRAIDESESEIDLYMRTVPFINFLWGGIYLMVIGIIALLVTDRKTDTKPGPSGISNKTNEGRYDHMLEQEIEKRKAKRAKGKRR, from the coding sequence ATGAAAAACAAAATACCCTATCCGACAACAAGTAATACCATGCTTGCGGCTGTTGTCACTTTTCTACTACTGGCAACAATAATAACAATGGGGATGTTAACACCCCTTATTGCAAAACTCACAACCGGAGTCGAGCTTAGCCTTGAACCGGAATATTTCAATAACAGAACTGCAATTCCTGTTGCCATCCTGATTCTTATCCTGAGTACAGGTATGCTCGTAGGTTATGCAGACCGCAAGTACATCTACCCAATAGTAGGATCTTCTGCCGCCCTATCAATCGTTTTTGCAGTATTCTCCCCTTTTGGGAATATGCCTATGGACATTTCATTGCCCATACTTATCGTTGCCCTGCTGGCAACCTTTTACAGGATTTTTAAGATATACAGCAACAACAAAAATGCTACTGCTTCAGCAAAGGTAAAGAAGCTCAGCGCACACGTGATCCATGTAGGAATTATATTAATTCTACTGGGAATAATCCTCAGCTCGAACATGAAAATGGAAAGTTCCGCTGTGCTTGGAACAGGGCAGACCGGCTCTTTTGAAGGCCAGCACTACCAATTAAAGATCAACAGCATGGATTCATACTACAGCGGAGAGGCTTTCAGAAATAATCCGGCATCATCCTACACTACAGAAATTGCTTTTGACATATATAAGAACGGGAATTATTTCAAGACCGGACATGTTAATTATATCACCGATTTCAAATGGGGACAAACATACACAACCACTTACATCAACCGCGGACTCACTGAAGAACTTTTCATAGCACCAAGAGCCATTGATGAATCCGAGAGTGAGATAGACCTCTACATGCGAACCGTACCCTTCATCAACTTTCTATGGGGAGGAATCTACCTGATGGTGATAGGTATCATTGCCCTGCTGGTAACAGACCGCAAGACAGATACAAAACCAGGACCCTCCGGCATAAGCAACAAAACAAACGAAGGAAGATATGACCACATGCTCGAGCAGGAAATAGAAAAACGTAAGGCAAAGCGAGCAAAAGGAAAGAGGCGATGA
- the ccsA gene encoding cytochrome c biogenesis protein CcsA has product MNLGMILIWLAFICGWGATFYSINYYTASNHRAKMRWNKLEMLCTACITLSSFILVIQLLSVNASYEYVFDHSSTDLSWFYRISAFWAGQEGSLLLWTWATLVMLLLLRYIGHTKELSETRMIDITRIVTMMVVSVFLILLVIDNPFSAYRILPSGTIEATNWNPFAILYDVPYGQGMNPLLRNPWMAVHPPVLFLGYAAFTIPFAAAIGNLITKDSRWTLVARDWMRIAWLFLTLGIGLGGFWAYEVLGWGAWYWTWDPVETSSLIPWITATAYLHAHTRTKHGEYGFLAPLLAVASFILVIFATFVTRSGIWASVHSWQDFTTEGLIIAIFLIMLTGSSVFLLAKRYLEDEDDKKGTATD; this is encoded by the coding sequence TTGAATTTAGGAATGATTCTCATATGGCTGGCCTTCATCTGTGGATGGGGAGCCACATTCTATTCTATTAACTATTATACAGCATCGAACCACAGGGCAAAAATGCGCTGGAATAAGCTGGAAATGCTGTGTACGGCATGCATTACCCTCTCGTCATTCATACTTGTAATACAACTCCTGAGTGTCAATGCTTCCTACGAATACGTATTCGATCACTCCAGCACAGACCTTTCATGGTTCTATCGCATATCGGCCTTCTGGGCCGGACAGGAAGGTTCCCTTCTGCTCTGGACGTGGGCGACACTTGTAATGCTTTTGCTTCTCCGCTACATCGGACACACAAAAGAATTGTCAGAAACAAGAATGATAGACATCACAAGAATTGTAACCATGATGGTTGTGTCCGTATTCCTGATACTGCTTGTGATTGACAACCCATTCTCTGCGTACCGTATACTCCCGTCAGGCACCATCGAAGCAACTAACTGGAACCCTTTCGCTATACTCTACGATGTACCCTACGGTCAGGGAATGAACCCGCTTTTGCGCAACCCCTGGATGGCTGTCCATCCGCCCGTACTGTTCCTGGGCTATGCAGCTTTTACCATACCTTTTGCAGCTGCCATTGGCAACCTTATTACAAAGGACAGCCGCTGGACACTTGTAGCAAGGGACTGGATGAGAATTGCATGGCTTTTCCTCACACTTGGAATAGGACTCGGAGGATTCTGGGCATATGAGGTACTCGGATGGGGAGCATGGTACTGGACATGGGACCCTGTGGAAACATCCTCACTCATACCATGGATAACTGCCACAGCCTACCTGCATGCCCATACACGTACAAAACATGGCGAATACGGATTCCTGGCACCACTGCTTGCAGTTGCCTCGTTCATACTGGTTATATTCGCAACCTTTGTAACAAGAAGCGGAATATGGGCTTCAGTACACTCATGGCAGGATTTTACAACAGAAGGCCTTATTATTGCCATATTCCTGATAATGCTCACAGGAAGCAGTGTATTCCTGTTAGCAAAAAGATATCTTGAAGATGAGGATGATAAGAAAGGAACGGCAACAGACTAA
- a CDS encoding exodeoxyribonuclease VII small subunit, with protein MEEGKNDSEGIEGLDEISFENSLEELESLVEKLEKGQLTLDESLGIFERGMKLARVCNQKLSKAERKIEVLIEENGRLKTETFIDE; from the coding sequence ATGGAAGAAGGGAAGAATGATTCAGAAGGGATAGAAGGGCTGGATGAAATAAGTTTTGAAAACTCTCTGGAAGAGCTTGAATCCCTTGTAGAGAAGCTTGAAAAGGGCCAGCTTACCCTTGATGAGAGTCTTGGGATATTTGAGCGTGGAATGAAACTTGCCCGCGTATGCAATCAGAAGTTATCAAAAGCTGAAAGGAAGATCGAAGTACTGATCGAAGAGAATGGCAGGCTGAAGACTGAAACATTCATTGATGAATGA
- the xseA gene encoding exodeoxyribonuclease VII large subunit, producing MGIYTVSQLNEYIKQVLTQDPQLGQLWVRGEISNLTKHSSGHYYFTLKDKGAQISCVSFRMTNRTLKFEPEASMKVLVFGTVDVYTVRGQYQLRVLDMRPDGIGELYKAYEQLRNRLQDEGLFDVSHKKKIPRFPGKVGVVTSPTGAAIHDILHVLKRRFPVDVLLSPAIVQGENSAQSIVRSIEYLNKTDVDVIIVGRGGGSLEDLWSFNEETVARVIFDSGVPIISAVGHETDYTIADFVADVRAPTPSAAAEIAVPEKSELKKHVLSLSSRMEQAAIHFISDKYHHLEYLYSRIEPERFAEILRRDMQRVDELSSRMEFGLRKIIESKASSLSGLAGRLNAISPLNTLERGYSIALRSRDHSIVRHIGDVGPDECLDLRVIDGTVECKVTGVKPENRNIGEKRS from the coding sequence ATGGGTATATATACTGTTTCGCAATTGAATGAATATATCAAGCAGGTTCTAACACAGGACCCGCAGCTAGGGCAACTATGGGTGCGTGGTGAGATATCAAATCTGACAAAACATAGCTCTGGCCATTATTATTTTACCCTGAAGGACAAAGGTGCCCAGATTAGTTGTGTGAGCTTCCGGATGACCAACCGTACCCTGAAGTTCGAACCTGAAGCATCCATGAAGGTTCTTGTTTTCGGAACAGTGGATGTTTATACCGTACGTGGTCAGTACCAGTTGAGAGTACTGGATATGCGTCCTGATGGAATAGGTGAGCTTTACAAGGCTTATGAGCAACTCAGGAACAGGCTGCAGGATGAGGGTTTATTTGATGTGTCTCACAAGAAAAAGATCCCTCGTTTTCCGGGGAAGGTGGGGGTGGTCACCTCGCCAACAGGGGCTGCAATTCATGATATACTCCACGTGCTGAAACGCAGGTTTCCGGTTGATGTGTTGCTCAGTCCGGCAATTGTTCAGGGGGAGAACTCCGCCCAAAGTATCGTCCGGTCGATCGAATATCTCAATAAGACTGATGTCGACGTAATAATTGTTGGCAGGGGTGGCGGCTCTCTTGAAGACCTGTGGTCTTTTAATGAGGAAACCGTTGCAAGGGTAATATTTGATTCCGGAGTACCAATAATCTCGGCAGTGGGGCATGAAACGGATTACACAATTGCTGATTTCGTAGCGGATGTCAGGGCTCCGACACCATCTGCAGCTGCAGAGATAGCGGTTCCGGAAAAGTCCGAGTTGAAGAAACATGTTCTCTCCCTGTCATCACGTATGGAGCAGGCTGCAATACATTTCATATCCGACAAATACCACCATCTGGAATATCTTTATTCAAGGATAGAGCCGGAAAGGTTCGCTGAGATACTGCGACGTGATATGCAAAGGGTTGATGAACTCAGCTCACGCATGGAATTCGGACTCCGAAAGATCATTGAATCAAAGGCATCCTCACTTTCTGGTCTTGCAGGGCGTCTGAACGCCATAAGTCCTTTGAACACACTGGAGCGGGGTTACAGTATCGCTCTTCGCAGTAGGGATCATAGCATTGTGAGGCATATCGGTGATGTAGGTCCTGATGAATGCCTGGATCTGAGGGTAATTGACGGTACTGTGGAATGCAAAGTGACAGGTGTTAAGCCAGAAAACAGGAACATTGGTGAGAAAAGGAGTTGA
- a CDS encoding type II/IV secretion system ATPase subunit has product MESISKGITKNITLKVPDKITVECDNEYGFEYEKHLKSYVRPPFSTSRIYTEPPDNTIFQECYDISYQNERKLPVNIYQLADRPEKMYMISPIEYSLEEKELKLIERIRKKMIMHRPADLQFADPANSREYFRRLSKQLLLDENDVDEIISNPAKVNICSDLLTKYTTGLGILEDLLSDERVTDVYVNAPADRNPVHVVLDGEECVTNIYLSSEDMESMVSRLRSISGRPFGEATPVLEMFLSEYGVRVSVIGDPLSAKGIAYAFRKHAKDPWTLPKLINNGSISPLTAGLLSFIMDGQDSVLVAGGVGAGKTSLMCALIMEMPQKYRMITIEDTPEIPVEEFQEMGWKVQGLNSQSAIMKYGIEIEPTVALRASLRLGSSSLIMGEVRGPEVAALYEAMQVGAAGNSVIGTIHGSSTDAVYERIVNTLGVPPASFKATDAVIVCSNTRIAGSMTMKRRVMQVAEVNEKWEGNCGKVFSDILTYNAQEDCLKPSDIMDRGQSALIGKIADKWGISMDEASRNIRMRAQIKAKIAEYAKEDQHLLEARNVAVANNMFWLLMDREIAESGGTDYQRVYDRWLDWFNRFAGKKEENSAIIADGTKTAGQLEHHIYAGGQVVQ; this is encoded by the coding sequence ATGGAATCCATTTCAAAAGGAATTACAAAGAACATTACTCTCAAAGTGCCCGACAAAATCACAGTAGAATGTGATAATGAATACGGATTTGAATATGAAAAGCACCTCAAGTCCTATGTGAGACCTCCTTTTTCTACATCCAGGATCTACACAGAGCCACCGGATAACACCATTTTCCAGGAATGTTACGACATCAGTTATCAGAATGAGAGAAAGTTGCCGGTGAACATATACCAGTTAGCTGACCGTCCTGAAAAAATGTACATGATCAGCCCGATAGAATATTCCCTTGAAGAAAAAGAGCTCAAACTGATAGAAAGGATCAGGAAAAAGATGATAATGCACCGGCCTGCAGATCTGCAGTTTGCCGACCCTGCAAATTCGAGAGAATACTTCCGCAGGCTCAGCAAACAACTCCTGCTCGATGAGAATGATGTTGACGAAATAATCTCCAATCCTGCAAAAGTGAATATATGCAGCGACCTGCTCACAAAATATACCACAGGACTCGGAATACTTGAAGACCTGCTGTCCGATGAACGTGTCACTGATGTTTATGTGAACGCACCGGCCGACCGGAATCCTGTACACGTAGTACTTGATGGTGAGGAGTGTGTCACCAACATATACCTCTCTTCAGAAGACATGGAATCCATGGTGTCAAGACTTCGTTCAATTAGCGGGCGTCCTTTCGGGGAAGCGACACCTGTACTTGAGATGTTCCTCAGCGAATACGGAGTGCGTGTTTCAGTCATAGGAGATCCACTGAGTGCAAAAGGGATTGCCTATGCCTTCAGGAAACATGCAAAGGACCCCTGGACATTGCCAAAGCTCATCAATAACGGCTCCATCTCACCACTCACCGCAGGCCTTCTCAGTTTCATCATGGATGGACAGGACTCTGTTCTGGTTGCAGGAGGCGTGGGGGCTGGAAAGACTTCACTCATGTGCGCCTTGATCATGGAAATGCCGCAGAAATACCGAATGATAACCATTGAGGACACTCCTGAGATACCTGTTGAAGAGTTCCAGGAAATGGGCTGGAAAGTCCAGGGGCTCAACTCACAATCTGCTATCATGAAGTACGGTATTGAGATAGAGCCTACTGTGGCACTGCGGGCATCCCTGAGACTTGGTAGCTCATCCCTCATTATGGGAGAGGTAAGAGGTCCTGAAGTAGCCGCATTATATGAAGCAATGCAAGTAGGTGCTGCCGGAAACTCAGTCATAGGAACCATACACGGGTCATCCACAGATGCAGTTTACGAAAGAATTGTGAATACACTGGGAGTTCCACCTGCATCATTCAAGGCAACTGATGCAGTCATTGTCTGCTCCAATACCAGAATAGCCGGAAGCATGACAATGAAGCGACGAGTCATGCAGGTTGCCGAGGTCAATGAAAAATGGGAAGGGAATTGTGGAAAAGTGTTTTCGGACATACTCACTTACAATGCTCAGGAAGACTGCCTCAAACCTTCTGACATAATGGACAGGGGACAATCTGCCCTTATTGGAAAGATAGCAGATAAATGGGGCATTTCCATGGATGAGGCTTCCCGCAACATACGCATGAGGGCACAAATAAAAGCAAAGATAGCAGAGTATGCCAAAGAAGACCAACATCTGCTGGAAGCAAGGAATGTGGCTGTTGCGAACAACATGTTCTGGCTGCTTATGGACAGGGAAATTGCAGAATCTGGCGGAACCGATTACCAGAGAGTCTATGATAGATGGCTAGACTGGTTCAACAGGTTTGCCGGCAAGAAAGAAGAGAACTCTGCCATAATAGCGGATGGAACGAAAACTGCAGGGCAACTTGAGCACCACATCTACGCAGGTGGTCAGGTTGTACAATGA
- a CDS encoding flavin reductase family protein gives MKKSIGAKSLAYPTPAWVVGSYDMFGNANVMTAAWGGICCSEPPCISVSMRKATYTYANIMEKEAFTINIPSEKYVKETDYFGMASGKDVDKFEKTGLTAVKSDLVYAPYIEEFPIVLECKLVHSFELGLHTQFIGEIIDIKADESVLDENGNPAIRKIKPIIYSPERNYYGVGELLGKAFSIGMEK, from the coding sequence ATGAAAAAATCAATCGGAGCAAAATCCTTAGCTTACCCGACACCCGCATGGGTTGTTGGAAGCTATGACATGTTTGGGAATGCAAATGTAATGACTGCGGCCTGGGGAGGTATCTGCTGCTCAGAACCACCATGCATCAGTGTTTCCATGCGCAAGGCCACTTACACTTATGCCAATATAATGGAGAAAGAAGCTTTTACCATAAATATCCCCTCTGAAAAATACGTGAAGGAAACAGATTACTTTGGTATGGCAAGTGGAAAGGACGTGGATAAGTTTGAAAAGACAGGACTTACGGCTGTAAAAAGCGACCTGGTATATGCACCTTACATAGAAGAATTCCCTATTGTACTTGAATGCAAACTTGTACACAGCTTTGAACTGGGACTTCATACGCAGTTCATTGGAGAGATCATAGACATCAAAGCAGATGAGTCAGTACTTGATGAGAATGGGAATCCGGCCATCAGAAAGATAAAACCCATAATTTACTCACCTGAAAGAAATTATTATGGCGTTGGCGAATTACTTGGCAAGGCATTTTCCATAGGAATGGAGAAATAA
- a CDS encoding DUF362 domain-containing protein — MEEREGFIVAIGCRKCGKCENICPNGALYRINGFVNVDHEKCDLCMECVKTCPNKALVYME, encoded by the coding sequence ATGGAAGAGCGTGAAGGCTTTATTGTGGCCATTGGATGCAGAAAATGTGGTAAGTGCGAGAACATCTGTCCAAATGGTGCACTTTACAGGATCAATGGTTTTGTTAATGTGGATCATGAAAAATGTGATCTCTGTATGGAATGCGTAAAAACATGTCCTAACAAGGCGCTGGTATATATGGAATGA
- a CDS encoding radical SAM protein has product MSEIIQGEAGSFYSFLSDGCKLCQQGAKMVLFITGICPKDCFYCPVSDERRTDATYANERKVFTDKDVLEEVRQMDALGTGITGGEPLLKKNLVIHYIKLLKTEFGMKHHIHMYTSIAPDRKMLNELAEAGLDEIRFHPAVELWDRMDDTSYADSITFAKELGMEVGIEIPSIKGAENVALFAEKAGCFLNLNELEFSDTNTDAMKAKGYTLRDDVSNAVIGSEEYAAEIAPACDKIHFCSSSYKDAVQLRKRLIRIAENTARPFDEISEDGTIYYGHIECAVNEDIKTASNELLQMEVPPEMMETTADGIDIAGWILEEIAESIRSPIRKLYILERYPLMDGLIVEKIPL; this is encoded by the coding sequence ATGAGTGAAATAATTCAAGGTGAAGCAGGTTCTTTCTATTCTTTTCTTTCAGATGGCTGCAAACTCTGCCAGCAGGGAGCAAAGATGGTTCTTTTTATTACAGGGATCTGCCCGAAGGATTGTTTCTACTGTCCTGTTTCAGACGAGAGGCGTACTGATGCTACGTATGCTAATGAACGAAAGGTCTTTACTGACAAGGATGTACTTGAAGAAGTAAGACAAATGGATGCACTTGGAACAGGGATTACCGGTGGAGAGCCGCTTTTAAAAAAGAATTTGGTTATCCATTATATTAAATTACTGAAAACTGAATTCGGGATGAAGCATCACATACACATGTATACGTCCATTGCACCAGACAGGAAAATGCTAAATGAACTGGCTGAAGCAGGACTTGATGAAATCAGATTCCACCCTGCAGTGGAACTGTGGGACAGAATGGATGATACCAGCTATGCAGATTCAATAACCTTTGCAAAAGAACTGGGAATGGAAGTCGGAATTGAGATACCTTCGATCAAGGGTGCTGAAAATGTGGCACTTTTTGCAGAGAAGGCCGGATGCTTCCTTAACCTTAATGAACTGGAGTTCTCAGACACAAATACTGATGCTATGAAAGCAAAAGGTTATACCCTGAGAGATGATGTATCAAATGCAGTTATCGGCTCAGAGGAATATGCAGCTGAAATTGCCCCAGCTTGTGATAAGATACATTTCTGCTCATCAAGTTACAAAGATGCGGTGCAGCTTCGAAAAAGACTCATACGCATTGCTGAGAATACGGCACGGCCATTTGATGAGATTAGCGAGGACGGCACCATATATTACGGACACATCGAATGTGCTGTGAATGAAGATATAAAAACTGCAAGTAATGAACTATTGCAGATGGAAGTTCCGCCTGAAATGATGGAAACCACTGCTGATGGAATAGATATTGCCGGGTGGATACTGGAGGAAATCGCGGAATCCATCAGGAGTCCGATAAGAAAATTGTACATTCTTGAAAGATATCCTCTCATGGATGGATTAATTGTTGAGAAGATACCCCTGTAA
- a CDS encoding DUF2551 domain-containing protein gives MKKEVFVLETIEERVRERLIKYLSRDDTGIRKVVLKLFLNGGKFTTGDVYEHLHNTDFDVSYRGVSAMVGLMNTRLGILSIDVTGDHNIYLLKEDYRDIVRTVLDNY, from the coding sequence TTGAAGAAAGAGGTGTTTGTACTGGAAACGATTGAAGAGCGAGTAAGAGAAAGACTAATAAAATATCTTAGTCGCGATGATACTGGTATACGAAAAGTAGTACTGAAATTGTTCCTTAATGGTGGTAAATTCACTACAGGTGACGTGTACGAGCATCTTCATAATACGGATTTTGACGTGAGTTACAGAGGCGTCTCCGCAATGGTAGGTCTCATGAACACCAGATTAGGGATACTGAGTATTGATGTTACCGGAGATCACAATATATACTTGCTAAAGGAAGATTACAGGGATATTGTAAGAACCGTTCTTGATAACTACTAA
- the uppS gene encoding polyprenyl diphosphate synthase: MLRRIPRIFYKGYERLLTQEVLNADVPRHVAIIMDGNRRYARKFGQMTSFGHRIGANVTEKVMEWSSELGIEYLTIYAFSTENFNRSDDEKDKLFDLIKLKFDEIVVDERTHERKMRVHAIGDIEKLPESLRDSIKNVELVTSVYDKFNLNVAIAYGGRQEIVQAVREIASKVELGELEPEDINEDTISNHLYPAGGSALPDVDLIIRTGGDERVSNFLPWQANGSECAAYFCAPFWPEFRKIDFLRSIRVYQARMKERRMHTTIRAAHFLKALGKAEIEEVRQHSKVKN, encoded by the coding sequence ATACTAAGACGTATACCCCGAATATTTTACAAAGGATATGAACGTCTGCTTACGCAGGAAGTTCTAAATGCAGATGTTCCAAGGCACGTAGCCATTATTATGGACGGAAACCGCAGGTATGCGCGTAAGTTTGGCCAGATGACATCATTTGGGCACCGCATAGGAGCAAATGTTACTGAAAAAGTTATGGAATGGTCCTCCGAACTTGGAATAGAGTACCTCACAATATACGCTTTTTCGACTGAGAATTTCAACAGGTCAGACGATGAGAAAGATAAGCTCTTTGACCTTATCAAACTCAAATTTGATGAGATTGTCGTAGATGAAAGAACGCATGAAAGAAAGATGAGAGTTCATGCCATCGGCGATATCGAGAAATTGCCCGAATCTCTCCGCGATTCCATTAAAAATGTTGAACTTGTAACATCAGTATACGATAAGTTCAACCTCAATGTAGCAATCGCATACGGAGGCAGACAGGAAATAGTCCAGGCAGTAAGAGAGATTGCCAGTAAAGTTGAATTAGGAGAGCTGGAACCGGAAGATATCAATGAAGATACCATCTCCAATCACCTGTATCCAGCAGGAGGCTCAGCACTGCCTGATGTGGACCTTATCATACGCACAGGAGGAGATGAAAGAGTCTCCAATTTCCTTCCATGGCAGGCCAATGGAAGCGAATGTGCAGCATATTTCTGTGCACCTTTCTGGCCAGAGTTCCGCAAGATAGATTTCCTTCGCTCCATACGCGTATATCAGGCCCGTATGAAAGAAAGAAGAATGCATACAACCATTCGTGCTGCACATTTCCTGAAAGCCCTTGGAAAGGCGGAGATCGAAGAAGTAAGACAGCATTCCAAAGTAAAGAACTGA
- a CDS encoding HD domain-containing protein has translation MKIRELISQHCNNTEKKGNGITIHTGNVSEPIETPELFSYVDFLSEEPSRKVWISDQYRMILTEINGELTVYEHVRLANYRIQFHDLEEKYGEEKEDDLLQFADVFAFAIHEHKNGVRKSGTPYISHLMDVASILLKENASDELVLAGLLHDIVEDTDVDIATILRKYGQQIADYVDAVTEPEELRQPATGNKAQNWKERKEYTVKYMGRANREIKLLSCADKLANIRDLISDIRMEGEGFWDKFNAPKEEQEWYYRSMLETFATGPQNIAETRTYCDFKECVEKLF, from the coding sequence ATGAAAATACGCGAGCTTATCAGCCAGCATTGCAACAACACTGAAAAAAAAGGAAACGGGATTACCATTCATACAGGTAATGTTTCTGAACCTATAGAAACACCTGAACTATTCAGCTATGTGGATTTCCTCTCCGAGGAACCTTCCAGGAAGGTATGGATCAGTGACCAATACAGGATGATATTAACAGAGATCAATGGCGAACTAACTGTTTATGAGCATGTGAGGCTGGCAAACTACAGGATACAGTTTCATGATCTCGAGGAGAAGTATGGGGAAGAAAAAGAGGATGATCTGCTCCAATTTGCTGATGTATTTGCTTTTGCCATCCATGAACACAAGAATGGTGTAAGAAAGTCAGGTACTCCGTACATATCACATCTAATGGATGTAGCATCCATCCTTCTCAAAGAGAATGCATCAGATGAACTTGTTTTAGCGGGATTGCTTCATGACATCGTTGAAGATACTGACGTTGATATTGCAACAATATTAAGAAAATATGGCCAGCAGATTGCTGATTACGTAGATGCTGTTACCGAACCTGAAGAGCTCAGGCAGCCTGCTACTGGCAACAAGGCACAAAACTGGAAAGAACGTAAGGAATATACCGTCAAATATATGGGACGGGCAAACAGGGAGATAAAACTCCTCTCATGTGCAGACAAGCTCGCCAATATCAGGGACCTTATCAGCGATATAAGGATGGAAGGGGAAGGGTTCTGGGACAAGTTCAATGCACCTAAGGAAGAACAGGAATGGTACTACAGGTCAATGCTGGAAACTTTTGCTACAGGTCCCCAGAATATTGCAGAGACTCGTACCTACTGTGATTTCAAGGAATGTGTGGAAAAGCTGTTCTGA
- a CDS encoding DNA-directed RNA polymerase subunit D, which translates to MTMEVDILELSERSAKFILSNASAAFANGIRRASLSDVPTLAIDDVNIYNNTSVLFDEQLALRLGLIPLTTDIEEFVPVEECTCDGSECPACKVSLTLSAEGPRMVYSGDLVSSDEKVQAADQNIPIIDLKEGQKVVLEAIAHMGYGYQHAKWQAGVACGYKNMPVVKFENCDQCGACVDECPKNIIHLGPNGAEISGDDILKCILCKLCASACEIDAITVSEDESSFIFTMESDGSYTVQQLIINAGTTIREKASQLGQILESL; encoded by the coding sequence TTGTCAAACGCAAGTGCAGCCTTTGCAAATGGTATAAGGAGAGCATCGCTCTCTGACGTACCTACTCTTGCAATAGATGACGTTAACATCTATAACAATACATCTGTCCTCTTTGACGAACAGTTAGCTTTAAGGCTTGGCCTTATTCCTTTGACAACAGACATTGAGGAGTTCGTACCTGTTGAAGAATGCACATGTGATGGTTCAGAATGCCCTGCATGCAAGGTATCTCTGACACTCAGTGCTGAAGGTCCGAGAATGGTATATTCAGGTGACCTTGTGTCATCTGATGAAAAAGTTCAGGCTGCCGATCAAAATATTCCTATTATTGATCTGAAAGAAGGCCAGAAGGTAGTGCTTGAAGCTATCGCTCACATGGGCTATGGTTATCAGCATGCAAAATGGCAGGCAGGCGTGGCCTGTGGCTACAAGAATATGCCCGTTGTCAAATTCGAGAACTGTGACCAGTGTGGTGCATGTGTGGATGAGTGTCCGAAAAACATTATTCACCTTGGTCCAAACGGCGCAGAAATATCTGGTGACGATATCCTGAAATGTATTCTCTGTAAACTCTGTGCATCAGCATGTGAAATTGATGCCATTACGGTGTCTGAAGATGAAAGTTCTTTCATTTTCACCATGGAATCTGATGGTTCATACACAGTTCAACAGTTAATTATAAATGCAGGAACAACTATTAGAGAGAAAGCCAGCCAGTTGGGGCAGATTTTAGAGTCTCTCTGA